In one Rhodococcus sp. B50 genomic region, the following are encoded:
- a CDS encoding DUF3107 domain-containing protein produces MEVKIGVADSPREVVVVSDQTPDEVEKLVRAALNGADDGVLALVDEKGRKVLVQAAKISYVDIGPATLGKVGFAAN; encoded by the coding sequence GTGGAGGTCAAGATCGGCGTCGCGGACAGCCCGCGCGAAGTTGTCGTCGTCAGCGACCAGACGCCCGACGAGGTGGAGAAGCTCGTCCGGGCCGCGTTGAACGGCGCCGACGACGGAGTGCTCGCCCTTGTCGACGAGAAGGGCCGCAAGGTTCTCGTGCAGGCCGCCAAGATCAGCTACGTGGACATCGGTCCTGCCACGCTGGGCAAGGTCGGCTTCGCCGCCAACTGA
- a CDS encoding GNAT family N-acetyltransferase — protein MIRRAISEDVPAITGLIYDLAEYEKARHECTVVPEQIQEALFGPQPAVYAHVAEEPGEDGGPAHVVGVALWFRNFSTWDGVHGIYLEDLFVLPEHRGKGHGRALLAALAHECVERGYTRLSWSVLDWNEPSIGFYRSLGAVAQDEWTTFRLSGPALRALGS, from the coding sequence GTGATCCGCAGAGCCATATCCGAGGACGTCCCCGCGATCACCGGCCTGATCTACGACCTCGCCGAATACGAGAAGGCCCGGCACGAGTGCACAGTGGTCCCCGAGCAGATCCAGGAGGCCCTGTTCGGCCCGCAGCCCGCCGTCTACGCGCACGTCGCCGAGGAGCCGGGTGAGGACGGCGGACCGGCACATGTCGTCGGGGTGGCGTTGTGGTTCCGGAACTTCTCCACCTGGGACGGCGTGCACGGCATCTATCTCGAGGACCTTTTCGTCCTACCCGAGCACCGCGGCAAGGGGCACGGACGTGCACTGCTCGCGGCACTCGCCCACGAGTGCGTGGAACGCGGTTACACCCGTCTGTCCTGGTCCGTCCTGGACTGGAACGAGCCGTCGATCGGTTTCTACCGCTCGCTCGGAGCCGTCGCGCAGGACGAGTGGACGACGTTCCGGCTCAGCGGGCCCGCGTTGCGCGCTCTGGGGAGCTGA
- a CDS encoding Rv3212 family protein, which yields MLAPERRTRTDVLVAAALVVTALVAASAVWLTSDARGTTSTTWDGPVPTPAAARSLPRTLAELWRAPSAATIAPLVSGGTIATADGGAVVGRDPHSGEERWRYDRDRALCAATEAWGDVVSVYRDPRGCGQVTALDAGSGARGAQRSSDADDPIRLIDTGSHLIALGDTRLEMWRSDLVRTVEYGRVDAPVNPNAQPRSGCELRSASAGAEVLAVLEQCANEPTARLTLLDPTPEDSQKPEEFASSVLPEADRDSDARVVAVVGDRTAVYLAPDDIGGPRIEVFDSAGTLVDTHALPRPAGTSTAPALERGGVLVWWTGRDTVALSTTDFAPQWTVEDTLGTGDIMAGSLLLPVEDALVGVDSRTGERGPRIDIERGAASSVNIAVAGDVVVEQRGDELVALR from the coding sequence GTGCTAGCGCCCGAGCGCCGCACCCGCACCGACGTACTCGTCGCAGCCGCACTCGTCGTCACCGCTCTGGTGGCGGCGAGTGCCGTCTGGCTGACCTCGGATGCGCGAGGCACCACGTCGACGACCTGGGACGGTCCCGTCCCCACTCCCGCGGCCGCCCGGTCACTTCCCCGGACCCTCGCCGAACTGTGGCGCGCTCCGAGCGCCGCGACGATCGCACCGTTGGTGTCCGGGGGCACGATTGCCACGGCCGACGGTGGTGCGGTCGTCGGCCGCGACCCGCATTCGGGTGAGGAGCGCTGGCGGTACGACCGCGACCGGGCGTTGTGCGCGGCCACCGAGGCCTGGGGTGATGTGGTGTCCGTGTACCGCGACCCGCGGGGATGCGGGCAGGTCACCGCGCTCGATGCCGGTAGCGGTGCTCGGGGTGCGCAGCGGTCGAGCGACGCCGACGATCCGATCCGGCTGATCGACACCGGTTCACACCTGATCGCTCTGGGCGACACGCGCCTCGAGATGTGGCGTTCCGATCTGGTGCGCACCGTCGAGTACGGGCGGGTCGACGCCCCGGTGAACCCGAACGCCCAGCCCCGGTCGGGTTGTGAACTGCGCTCGGCAAGTGCGGGAGCCGAAGTGCTGGCCGTCCTCGAACAGTGCGCGAACGAGCCGACCGCTCGGCTCACACTCCTCGATCCCACCCCCGAGGACAGTCAGAAGCCCGAGGAGTTCGCCTCGTCGGTGCTGCCGGAGGCCGACCGCGACTCCGACGCCCGGGTCGTCGCCGTGGTCGGCGACCGCACGGCGGTCTACCTGGCGCCCGACGACATCGGCGGGCCGCGCATCGAGGTCTTCGACAGCGCGGGCACCCTCGTCGACACGCACGCCCTGCCACGTCCCGCCGGGACCTCCACGGCTCCCGCACTCGAACGCGGCGGTGTACTCGTGTGGTGGACCGGCCGCGACACCGTCGCACTGTCCACCACCGATTTCGCTCCGCAGTGGACCGTCGAGGACACACTCGGCACGGGCGACATCATGGCCGGCTCACTGTTGCTCCCCGTCGAGGACGCCCTCGTGGGAGTCGACTCACGGACCGGCGAGCGCGGACCGCGCATAGACATCGAGCGCGGCGCGGCGTCGTCGGTGAATATCGCCGTCGCAGGGGACGTCGTCGTCGAGCAGCGCGGCGACGAACTCGTCGCGCTGCGCTGA
- a CDS encoding WhiB family transcriptional regulator, producing the protein MDWRHKAICRDEDPELFFPVGNSGPALAQIADAKLVCNRCPVTAECLSWALESGQDAGVWGGMSEDERRALKRRNARTRARTAV; encoded by the coding sequence ATGGACTGGCGCCACAAGGCCATCTGCCGCGACGAGGATCCGGAACTGTTCTTCCCCGTGGGGAACAGCGGCCCGGCTCTCGCGCAGATCGCGGATGCCAAGCTCGTGTGCAACCGTTGCCCCGTCACCGCCGAATGCCTTTCGTGGGCACTCGAGTCCGGCCAGGATGCCGGCGTGTGGGGCGGCATGAGCGAGGATGAGCGCCGCGCCCTCAAGCGTCGCAACGCTCGCACCCGCGCTCGCACGGCGGTCTGA
- a CDS encoding DEAD/DEAH box helicase, whose amino-acid sequence MRAETRKARPLSKITIDHEDDASETTVSAQLDSTHVPPTFGELGVRDEIVRALAEVGIERTFAIQELTLPLALAGDDLIGQARTGMGKTFGFGVPLLHRIATEGSGTTTLDGTPRALVIVPTRELCIQVTNDLVNASKYLPGSRKSGLEVLSIYGGRPYEQQIDELKKGVDVVVGTPGRLLDLANQGHLILGKIGVLVMDEADEMLDLGFLPDIERILTMVPDRRQTMLFSATMPGPIITLARTFLNRPTHIRAEEAESSAVHERTQQFVYRAHALDKAELVARVLQAEGRGATMVFTRTKRTAQKVADDLVERGFACGAVHGDLGQIAREKALDKFRSGKIDVLVATDVAARGIDIDDVTHVINYQCPEDEKTYVHRIGRTGRAGRTGIAITLVDWDDVPRWQLIDKALGLGIPDPIETYSSSPHLFEELNIPTDATGRVRKATPAAPPTEDGEKRERAGREAGSRPKRNRVRRRTVRGRSADGSATDVAPTGADDAAATEAQPAAPETGEDTGATAPARRRRRRRRTRSGEGPAGRAEQDTSNVEAVSTSSSP is encoded by the coding sequence GTGCGTGCCGAGACCAGGAAGGCCAGACCCCTGAGCAAGATCACCATCGACCACGAAGACGACGCGAGCGAGACGACCGTCTCCGCGCAACTCGATTCCACCCACGTACCCCCCACCTTCGGCGAACTCGGTGTCCGCGACGAGATCGTCCGCGCCCTCGCCGAGGTCGGCATCGAACGCACCTTCGCGATCCAGGAACTCACCCTGCCGCTCGCCCTCGCCGGCGACGACCTCATCGGTCAGGCCCGCACGGGTATGGGCAAGACGTTCGGCTTCGGCGTTCCCCTCCTGCACCGCATCGCCACCGAGGGATCCGGCACGACCACGCTCGACGGCACCCCCCGCGCGCTCGTGATCGTCCCGACCCGAGAACTGTGCATCCAGGTCACGAACGACCTCGTGAACGCGTCCAAGTACCTGCCCGGCAGCCGCAAGTCCGGCCTCGAGGTCCTGTCGATCTACGGCGGTCGCCCCTACGAGCAGCAGATCGACGAGCTGAAGAAGGGCGTCGACGTCGTCGTCGGTACGCCGGGTCGACTGCTCGATCTCGCCAACCAGGGTCATCTGATCCTCGGCAAGATCGGCGTCCTCGTCATGGACGAGGCCGACGAGATGCTCGACCTCGGCTTCCTGCCCGACATCGAGCGCATCCTCACGATGGTCCCCGACCGCCGTCAGACGATGCTGTTCTCGGCCACGATGCCCGGCCCGATCATCACCCTCGCCCGCACGTTCCTGAACCGCCCGACGCACATCCGCGCCGAGGAGGCCGAATCGTCGGCCGTGCACGAACGCACCCAGCAGTTCGTCTACCGTGCGCACGCCCTCGACAAGGCCGAACTCGTCGCCCGCGTGCTGCAGGCCGAGGGCCGCGGCGCCACCATGGTCTTCACGCGCACCAAGCGCACGGCGCAGAAGGTCGCCGACGATCTCGTCGAGCGCGGCTTCGCGTGCGGCGCGGTGCACGGCGATCTCGGTCAGATCGCGCGCGAGAAGGCACTCGACAAGTTCCGCAGCGGCAAGATCGACGTGCTCGTCGCGACGGATGTCGCCGCCCGCGGTATCGACATCGACGACGTCACCCACGTCATCAACTACCAGTGCCCCGAGGACGAGAAGACCTACGTCCACCGCATCGGCCGTACCGGTCGCGCCGGACGTACCGGTATCGCGATCACCCTCGTCGACTGGGACGACGTGCCGCGCTGGCAGCTCATCGACAAGGCGCTCGGTCTCGGCATCCCGGATCCGATCGAGACGTATTCGAGTTCCCCGCACCTGTTCGAGGAGCTGAACATCCCGACCGACGCCACCGGGCGTGTCCGCAAGGCCACCCCCGCCGCACCTCCCACCGAGGACGGCGAGAAGCGCGAGCGCGCCGGTCGCGAGGCGGGATCCCGCCCGAAGCGCAACCGCGTACGCCGCCGCACCGTGCGCGGCAGGTCGGCCGACGGTTCCGCGACGGACGTCGCTCCTACCGGCGCCGACGACGCGGCGGCGACCGAGGCACAGCCGGCCGCGCCGGAGACGGGCGAGGACACCGGGGCGACAGCTCCGGCGCGTCGTCGCCGTCGCCGCCGTCGCACTCGTTCGGGTGAGGGCCCGGCCGGTCGCGCAGAGCAGGACACGTCGAACGTGGAAGCGGTCTCGACGTCGTCCAGCCCATAA
- a CDS encoding diacylglycerol/lipid kinase family protein has protein sequence MRALLIVNPNATTTTPAGRDRLAHALRDRLALTVAHTTHRGHAAELAQSAHSDGMDVVVAHGGDGTVNEIVNGLLGPSPDRSADPTLPRLAVVPGGSANVFARSLGLSADPLEATGQVLESLREGRSTRIGLGHCDGRWFTFNAGLGLDAQVCEAIDVSRAEGKKVTTARYVRHAVTRFFAAKRDEPTLTLEMPGSDPVPGVHYAFVSNSSPWTYLESRPVHTNPGTSFDTGLGVFAMTTTRVLPSLRVVRQLLAARGEPASPHLVRADDVARVRARASRPIGLQVDGDYLGLRTEVEFVAVPSILDVVAPRPQSP, from the coding sequence GTGCGCGCCCTCCTGATCGTGAACCCGAATGCGACGACGACCACTCCTGCCGGTCGCGACCGCCTCGCTCACGCACTGAGAGACCGGCTCGCCCTGACCGTCGCGCACACCACCCACCGAGGGCACGCCGCCGAACTCGCGCAGTCGGCGCACAGCGACGGAATGGACGTCGTCGTCGCGCACGGGGGTGACGGCACCGTCAACGAGATCGTCAACGGCCTGCTCGGTCCTTCCCCCGACCGCTCCGCCGACCCGACACTCCCCCGGCTCGCGGTGGTGCCGGGCGGCTCGGCGAACGTCTTCGCACGCTCCCTGGGCCTGTCGGCCGATCCGCTCGAGGCGACCGGACAGGTGCTCGAGTCGTTGCGGGAGGGCAGGAGCACCCGCATCGGCCTCGGACACTGCGATGGGCGATGGTTCACCTTCAACGCGGGGCTCGGCCTGGACGCCCAGGTGTGTGAGGCCATCGACGTCAGCCGCGCGGAGGGCAAGAAGGTGACCACGGCGCGCTACGTGCGACATGCGGTGACCCGGTTCTTCGCGGCGAAACGCGACGAGCCGACGCTCACGCTCGAGATGCCCGGATCCGATCCGGTTCCGGGGGTGCACTACGCGTTCGTCTCGAACTCGAGTCCGTGGACCTATCTCGAGTCCCGTCCGGTGCACACGAATCCCGGCACATCGTTCGATACCGGACTCGGGGTGTTTGCCATGACCACGACCCGGGTACTTCCGAGCCTGCGGGTGGTGAGGCAACTCCTGGCCGCTCGTGGCGAGCCGGCGTCCCCGCACCTGGTGCGTGCGGACGATGTCGCGCGCGTGCGCGCCCGGGCATCACGCCCGATCGGACTTCAGGTCGACGGCGACTACCTGGGACTCCGCACCGAGGTCGAGTTCGTGGCCGTGCCGTCGATCCTCGATGTCGTCGCGCCTCGTCCACAGTCTCCATAG
- a CDS encoding ferritin-like fold-containing protein has protein sequence MGAEKSPSTAEPDRAPEGAAVPADHPGVSELFAVLAYGEISAFYRLAEDARFSPSLRGRVALASMAAAEMSHFETLHDALTERGAEIYAAMEPYRKALDAYHASTTPSTWLEVLVKAYVGDGIAADFYCEIADMLAPEVSTVVREVLAETGHSEFVVQEVREVVERSPLQKDRLMLWGRRLLGEAITQAQYVLAQNEELAELVILASGDLTNIAALFDRMQVEHAERMSVLGLH, from the coding sequence ATGGGAGCCGAAAAGTCGCCGTCCACAGCAGAGCCCGACCGGGCGCCGGAAGGGGCTGCAGTCCCCGCCGATCATCCCGGTGTGTCCGAGTTGTTCGCCGTGCTCGCGTACGGCGAGATCTCGGCGTTCTACCGTCTCGCCGAGGACGCCCGGTTCTCTCCGTCCCTGCGCGGCCGGGTCGCCCTCGCGAGCATGGCAGCTGCGGAGATGAGCCATTTCGAGACGCTCCACGACGCCCTCACCGAGCGCGGAGCCGAGATCTACGCGGCGATGGAGCCCTATCGCAAGGCGCTCGACGCGTACCACGCGTCGACCACCCCGTCGACCTGGCTCGAGGTGCTGGTCAAGGCGTACGTGGGCGACGGCATCGCCGCCGATTTCTACTGTGAGATCGCCGACATGCTCGCGCCCGAGGTGTCCACGGTGGTCCGGGAGGTCCTCGCCGAGACCGGCCACTCGGAGTTCGTGGTGCAGGAGGTCCGCGAGGTCGTCGAGCGGAGCCCGCTGCAGAAGGACCGCCTGATGTTGTGGGGACGCCGGCTGCTCGGTGAGGCCATCACGCAGGCGCAGTACGTGCTCGCCCAGAACGAAGAACTCGCCGAACTGGTGATTCTCGCGTCCGGCGACCTGACGAACATCGCGGCGCTGTTCGATCGCATGCAGGTCGAGCACGCCGAACGGATGTCGGTGCTCGGACTGCATTAG
- a CDS encoding ParA family protein, which yields MATVLAVANQKGGVAKTTTVASLGAALSALGRRVLIVDLDPQGCLTFSLGHNPDKLEQSVHEVLVGGVETKDVLLETAEGMSLLPATIDLAGAEAMLLMKPGREYTLKRALASVEDDYDVVIIDCPPSLGVLTLNGLTAARSVLVPLQCETLAHRGVGQLLRTVSEVKQITNPDLELLGALPTLYDSRTTHSRDVLADVSDRYDLPVLAPPVPRTVRFAEASASGATVLVGRKNKGAEAYRALAENLLRYWSGEAELSTFETVTD from the coding sequence GTGGCAACGGTACTTGCAGTGGCAAATCAGAAAGGTGGCGTCGCCAAGACGACCACCGTCGCGTCGTTGGGTGCCGCGTTGTCGGCGCTGGGCCGACGGGTGCTCATCGTCGATCTCGATCCCCAGGGATGTCTGACCTTCTCACTCGGACACAACCCCGACAAGCTCGAACAATCCGTGCACGAGGTGCTCGTCGGCGGTGTCGAGACGAAGGACGTCCTGCTCGAGACGGCAGAAGGGATGTCGCTGCTGCCGGCGACCATCGACCTCGCGGGTGCGGAGGCGATGCTGCTCATGAAGCCGGGACGCGAATACACCCTCAAGCGGGCGCTCGCGTCGGTGGAGGACGATTACGACGTCGTCATCATCGATTGTCCGCCCTCTCTCGGCGTCCTCACCCTCAACGGGCTGACCGCGGCGCGGTCCGTGCTCGTTCCGCTGCAGTGCGAGACGCTCGCGCACCGGGGAGTCGGGCAGCTGCTGCGCACGGTCAGCGAGGTGAAGCAGATCACCAACCCGGATCTCGAGCTGCTCGGCGCGCTGCCGACCCTCTACGACTCACGGACCACGCACAGCCGCGACGTGCTCGCCGACGTCTCCGATCGGTACGACCTTCCGGTGCTGGCGCCGCCCGTGCCGCGCACGGTCCGCTTCGCGGAAGCGTCCGCATCGGGTGCCACGGTGCTGGTGGGACGGAAGAACAAGGGGGCCGAGGCCTACCGTGCGCTCGCCGAGAATCTGTTGCGCTACTGGTCGGGCGAGGCGGAACTCTCCACCTTCGAAACCGTCACGGACTGA
- a CDS encoding TetR/AcrR family transcriptional regulator, with translation MTDVTERASGRGSNGKRGARMPRDERRAQLLEAASEVFVTRGYHSAGMDEIAECAGVSKPVLYQHFPGKLELYCAVLQNYVDTLINGVRQALRSTTDNRQRVRAAVQAFFDFVDNDSQGFRLVFESDLMGEPQVSRRVEQATEACVDAVFDLVSHDSGLDPYRARILAVGLVGTSQFTARYWLDAARPIPKEDAVDTTVALAWGGLKHVPLQPELRRR, from the coding sequence ATGACCGACGTCACCGAACGAGCATCCGGCCGGGGTTCCAACGGCAAACGGGGCGCCCGGATGCCGCGTGACGAACGTCGTGCCCAGTTGCTCGAGGCTGCCAGCGAGGTCTTCGTCACACGTGGTTACCACTCCGCCGGAATGGACGAGATCGCCGAGTGCGCCGGAGTGAGCAAGCCGGTCCTGTACCAGCACTTTCCCGGCAAGCTCGAACTGTATTGCGCCGTGCTCCAGAACTATGTGGACACGCTCATCAACGGCGTACGCCAGGCCCTGCGGTCCACCACCGACAACCGTCAGCGCGTGCGCGCCGCGGTGCAGGCCTTCTTCGACTTCGTCGACAACGACAGCCAGGGATTCCGGCTCGTCTTCGAATCCGATCTGATGGGTGAACCGCAGGTGTCGCGGCGCGTGGAGCAGGCCACCGAGGCGTGTGTCGATGCCGTCTTCGACCTCGTCAGCCACGACTCCGGGCTCGATCCGTACCGGGCCCGCATCCTCGCGGTGGGTCTCGTGGGAACGAGTCAGTTCACCGCACGCTACTGGCTCGATGCCGCACGCCCGATCCCCAAGGAGGATGCGGTCGACACCACGGTCGCTCTCGCCTGGGGCGGTCTCAAGCACGTGCCGCTGCAGCCCGAACTCCGTCGGCGCTGA